The following coding sequences lie in one Onychomys torridus chromosome X, mOncTor1.1, whole genome shotgun sequence genomic window:
- the Nudt2 gene encoding LOW QUALITY PROTEIN: bis(5'-nucleosyl)-tetraphosphatase [asymmetrical] (The sequence of the model RefSeq protein was modified relative to this genomic sequence to represent the inferred CDS: inserted 6 bases in 3 codons), producing the protein MALRVCGLIIFQRHLITKRDHXTDGIHHWIHPKGHEDPGENDLEIALRETXEETGTEASHLILIEMFRKEFNYDSRKKLRTVIYWLAELKDYDVKINFSLKHQAHHWLGLDDACXIGPIQEDVGTTSRGHQFLCSTPS; encoded by the exons ATGGCCCTGAGAGTATGTGGCTTGATCATCTTCCAAAGACACCTCATAACCAAGAGGGACCA AACAGATGGTATTCATCATTGGATTCATCCCAAAGGACATGAGGACCCTGGAGAGAATGACTTAGAAATAGCTCTGAGAGAGAC CGAGGAAACTGGCACAGAAGCAAGTCATCTGATTTTAATTGAGATGTTCAGAAAGGAGTTCAATTATGACAGCAGGAAGAAACTTAGAACAGTCATTTATTGGCTGGCAGAGTTAAAAGATTATGATGTAAAGATCAACTTCTCCCTAAAGCATCAAGCACACCACTGGCTAGGGTTGGATGATGCCTG CATTGGTCCAATTCAAGAAGATGTGGGCACCACTTCAAGAGGACATCAGTTTCTCTGCTCCACACCATCCTGA